One genomic region from Streptomyces sp. NBC_01431 encodes:
- a CDS encoding amidohydrolase family protein, whose product MDRDHTTATAFSLSRRQLLAAAGAAGAVTAVAPVPALAGSRTGLSLSFTAATNGSASLSPAGDRLIAEVQDVLWSLPRGGGKAEPLTPAGLEPTRPVHAPDGSLIAFCAYKGGGYHIWTMRPDGSQVRQRTDGPWDDRGPAWSPDGTRIAFASERGGDPVAGSPYRIHVLDLRTGQLTRVTGLPGQDGPLQDGPWEDFDPTWSPDGRRILFVRGTALSTPFGLGMDAKTIAAVAAQDTGAVTTEHTETGNAQVMAPAVDPGGRRLAYLRTTAAPNASCVLVVDGKPVPVAGDVAPVPPRWTPDGELLLTVDGHFTFVRPENPADATSVPFDGVLPVDRPRYQVKEYDLGEERVRPVRGIHLPALSPDGTRIAFAALNSLWIADTSGTTPPQRLRQADATRYLLGPVWARDGHCLLYADDRDGLLGVYRHDLATGDESALATGGRVHPALSPDGKRLAAIDMTGRLVVRDLASGAERVLATPMGGGGLPGRPSWSPDGRYLALCDRNRLNLRFREGYNVIRVVDTTTGTDRLHAVAPHVSIADRYDSGPVWSPDGRWMAVVVESALCLLPVAPDGTPQGPPRTLTTEPADHPSWSGDSKTLLYLSGARLRLIGVAGGTARTVRVPLDQRRPAPADTVVHAGRLWDGTGESVRDDVDIVVRGGRIASVEPHRKRGAARYVDASDRTVVPGLWDTHTHPWQSTYGGRQTVGQLSYGITTAVSLGGFAYEQARIREAVATGQLAGPRLLTTGELLDGSRVAYSMGRAHRTEDGLRRSLERGAALDWDFVKTYVRAPSWVMEQAARFAHERLGVRSGSHLLSPGVQVGQDLTTHLQATQRAEFGHATSATGHSYEDVLEIYTAAGINFALIVTPFTSAPLVGADPALAEDPRVTAVMPPWDTAVVRQSASTPPTPAQLATLRTETDVYRRVLEAGGLVALGTDQPLVPVGLSLHLSLRALHLGGLSPAATLRTATVLPARLFGLDRDLGTVERGKLADLTLVDGDPFTDFDTLVRTTAVLRGGVPYSTADLVAAFQPHERHAATTHDWLEVGRLMRRDGCCDAEF is encoded by the coding sequence ATGGATCGTGACCACACCACTGCCACCGCCTTCTCCCTCTCCCGCCGCCAACTGCTCGCCGCCGCGGGCGCGGCCGGGGCCGTCACCGCCGTCGCCCCCGTGCCCGCGCTGGCCGGATCGCGCACCGGTCTCTCGCTGTCCTTCACGGCCGCCACCAACGGCTCGGCGAGCCTTTCGCCCGCGGGAGACCGGCTGATCGCCGAGGTCCAGGACGTCCTGTGGTCGCTGCCGCGCGGCGGCGGCAAGGCCGAACCCCTCACGCCGGCCGGGCTTGAGCCCACCCGGCCCGTGCACGCGCCGGACGGCTCGCTCATCGCGTTCTGCGCCTACAAGGGCGGTGGGTACCACATCTGGACCATGCGGCCCGACGGATCGCAGGTGCGTCAGCGCACCGACGGGCCCTGGGACGACCGCGGGCCCGCCTGGTCGCCCGACGGCACCCGCATCGCCTTCGCCTCCGAGCGGGGCGGCGACCCGGTGGCCGGCAGCCCGTACCGCATCCACGTACTCGATCTGCGCACCGGCCAGTTGACCCGCGTGACCGGTCTCCCCGGCCAGGACGGCCCCCTGCAGGACGGCCCGTGGGAGGACTTCGACCCCACCTGGTCGCCCGACGGGCGGCGGATCCTGTTCGTGCGGGGAACGGCCCTCAGCACCCCCTTCGGGCTCGGCATGGACGCCAAAACCATCGCCGCGGTCGCGGCCCAGGACACCGGCGCGGTCACCACCGAGCACACCGAGACCGGGAACGCACAGGTCATGGCCCCGGCCGTCGACCCCGGCGGCCGCCGTCTCGCCTACCTGCGCACCACCGCCGCACCCAACGCCTCCTGCGTGCTCGTCGTCGACGGCAAGCCGGTGCCGGTCGCCGGGGATGTCGCCCCCGTACCCCCGCGCTGGACCCCCGACGGCGAGCTGCTCCTCACCGTGGACGGCCACTTCACCTTCGTACGCCCCGAGAATCCGGCGGACGCCACGAGCGTGCCCTTCGACGGCGTGCTCCCCGTCGACCGGCCGCGCTACCAGGTCAAGGAGTACGACCTCGGCGAGGAGCGGGTGCGTCCGGTGCGCGGCATCCATCTGCCCGCGCTGTCGCCCGACGGCACCCGCATCGCGTTCGCCGCCCTCAACTCGCTCTGGATCGCGGACACATCGGGCACCACGCCGCCCCAGCGGCTGCGCCAGGCCGACGCCACCCGCTATCTGCTCGGACCGGTCTGGGCGCGCGACGGCCACTGCCTCCTGTATGCCGACGACCGCGACGGGCTGCTCGGCGTCTACCGGCACGATCTGGCCACCGGCGACGAGAGCGCGCTGGCGACCGGCGGCCGGGTGCATCCGGCGCTCTCGCCGGACGGGAAGCGGCTCGCGGCCATCGACATGACCGGCCGACTCGTCGTCCGCGACCTCGCCAGCGGTGCGGAACGCGTCCTGGCGACCCCGATGGGCGGCGGCGGCCTGCCCGGCCGGCCCAGTTGGTCACCCGACGGGCGCTACCTCGCGCTCTGCGACCGCAACCGCCTCAACCTGCGCTTCCGCGAGGGCTACAACGTCATCAGGGTCGTGGACACGACCACCGGCACCGACCGACTGCACGCCGTGGCCCCGCACGTCTCCATCGCCGACCGCTACGACTCGGGGCCCGTCTGGTCGCCCGACGGCCGCTGGATGGCGGTCGTCGTGGAATCCGCCCTGTGCCTGCTGCCCGTCGCCCCCGACGGCACCCCGCAGGGCCCGCCGCGCACCCTCACCACCGAACCGGCCGACCACCCTTCCTGGTCCGGCGACTCGAAGACGCTGCTCTACCTGTCGGGCGCCCGGCTTCGGCTCATCGGCGTCGCCGGCGGCACCGCGCGCACCGTCCGCGTACCGCTCGACCAGCGCAGGCCCGCACCGGCCGACACCGTGGTGCACGCCGGACGGCTCTGGGACGGCACCGGCGAATCGGTGCGGGACGACGTGGACATCGTCGTACGCGGCGGACGGATCGCCTCCGTCGAACCCCACCGCAAGCGCGGCGCGGCGCGCTACGTGGACGCCTCGGACCGCACCGTCGTCCCCGGCCTGTGGGACACCCACACCCATCCCTGGCAGAGCACCTACGGTGGCCGCCAGACCGTCGGCCAGCTCAGCTACGGGATCACCACCGCCGTCTCGCTCGGCGGCTTCGCCTACGAACAGGCCCGGATCCGCGAGGCGGTGGCGACCGGCCAGCTCGCCGGCCCCAGGCTCCTCACCACCGGGGAACTGCTCGACGGATCCCGCGTCGCCTACAGCATGGGCCGCGCCCACCGCACGGAGGACGGCCTGCGGCGCTCCCTGGAACGCGGCGCCGCCCTCGACTGGGACTTCGTCAAAACCTATGTAAGGGCGCCCAGTTGGGTCATGGAGCAGGCGGCTCGCTTCGCGCACGAGCGGCTCGGAGTGCGGTCCGGTAGCCATCTCCTGTCGCCGGGAGTCCAGGTCGGCCAGGATCTGACGACCCATCTGCAAGCCACCCAGCGCGCCGAGTTCGGGCATGCGACCAGCGCGACCGGTCACTCCTACGAGGACGTTCTGGAGATCTACACCGCGGCGGGGATCAACTTCGCGCTCATCGTGACCCCGTTCACCTCCGCGCCGCTGGTCGGCGCGGACCCCGCTCTCGCCGAGGACCCCCGGGTCACCGCCGTGATGCCGCCGTGGGACACGGCTGTCGTGCGGCAGTCGGCGAGCACCCCGCCGACCCCCGCGCAGCTGGCCACCCTGCGCACCGAGACCGACGTCTACCGCCGGGTCCTCGAAGCGGGCGGCCTGGTGGCGCTGGGCACGGACCAGCCCCTCGTCCCTGTCGGGCTCTCCCTCCATCTGAGCCTGCGCGCCCTCCACCTGGGCGGCCTCTCCCCGGCCGCGACCCTGCGCACCGCGACGGTCCTGCCTGCGCGGCTGTTCGGGCTCGACAGGGACCTCGGCACGGTCGAGCGCGGCAAGCTCGCCGACCTCACCCTGGTCGACGGCGACCCGTTCACGGACTTCGACACCCTGGTGCGGACGACGGCCGTGCTCAGGGGAGGTGTGCCGTACTCGACCGCCGATCTGGTGGCCGCCTTCCAGCCGCACGAGCGGCACGCGGCAACAACACACGACTGGCTCGAAGTGGGACGCCTGATGCGCCGCGACGGATGCTGCGACGCGGAGTTCTGA
- a CDS encoding alpha-L-arabinofuranosidase C-terminal domain-containing protein, whose amino-acid sequence MTQSTSAAAPGPSRRAVVTALGALPLAGVVGAPAFAASPARGAESSLPAPLAHWPFDEGAGTSAADSSGNGRTLTLTGGAKWGAAKSGASSLDLSAGGCASAAAPVVDTAKSFSVAAWVQLTSAAGYQTFVSVDGLAVSGFYLQLRDDTGAFAFTRLPSDATSANGGAAVAGAAAAPVTGTWYHLLGVADTAAGAIRLYVNGVLEGEAPYTGGWPATGATAVGRGLFGGAQVDQAHGRIDDVQVFGSALSAADAAALAGVPVESTQPLLTVDTAHPGPQVSSDLGGIFFEDINHSGEGGLYAELVNNRSFMAADTPLHWSVTGGAEAAIDTAQPLNAALTQSLRVTAKSAGDGVANEGFWGFPVRPSTTYRASLYAKSAGKSGRLTIALTGSDGKVYATGTTAPLTGSWRSYELALRTGPSAPTTANARLTVTTSAPGTLWLSQVSLFPPTYKGRRNGLRIDLMEQLAALEPKFLRFPGGNYLEGNVIADRFDWKKTIGPVEQRPGHRNSAWGYWSTDGLGLPEYLQMTEDLGCMPLLCVYAGYSLQGAHVTGDALKPLVQDAVDQIEYITGPATSTWGARRAADGHPKPFPLKYVEIGNEDGFDKSGSYEERYAAFHDAIKARFPALKLIATTPVSSRPYDLIDEHYYQSPSAFQAGSHKYDQRDRNSPKVFVGEWAAQEGRPTPDLNAALGDASWLAGLIRNSDQVLMESYAPLFSHVRDNTWATNLIAYDTLTSYSSPSYYAQQMLLTRRGTVVLPTAVRALPGLNAVTTHDPRTRRIHLAVINTGGTARRTAVNLEGVTRTDPTAAVTVLAAADKEATNTLADPRAVVPRGRTVNGVAPSFTATFAPYSVTVLEVRVG is encoded by the coding sequence ATGACACAGTCCACCTCCGCCGCCGCTCCCGGGCCGAGCCGCCGAGCGGTCGTCACCGCGCTCGGCGCCCTACCGCTGGCCGGTGTGGTCGGCGCTCCCGCCTTCGCGGCGTCCCCCGCGCGGGGCGCCGAGTCCTCGCTGCCCGCGCCCCTCGCCCACTGGCCTTTCGACGAAGGCGCCGGGACGAGCGCCGCCGACAGCTCCGGCAACGGCCGCACGCTCACTCTCACCGGGGGCGCGAAGTGGGGTGCGGCGAAGTCCGGCGCGTCCAGCCTCGACCTCTCGGCGGGGGGCTGTGCGTCGGCGGCCGCTCCCGTGGTGGACACCGCCAAGAGCTTCAGCGTCGCCGCCTGGGTCCAGCTCACCTCCGCCGCCGGATACCAGACCTTCGTCTCGGTCGACGGCCTCGCGGTGAGCGGCTTCTACCTCCAACTCCGCGATGACACCGGTGCGTTCGCGTTCACCCGGCTGCCGTCCGACGCGACCTCGGCGAACGGCGGGGCCGCGGTCGCCGGTGCCGCGGCCGCGCCCGTGACCGGCACCTGGTACCACCTGCTCGGCGTGGCCGACACGGCCGCCGGTGCCATACGCCTCTACGTCAACGGCGTCCTGGAAGGCGAGGCCCCTTACACCGGGGGCTGGCCGGCGACCGGTGCGACCGCCGTCGGCCGGGGCTTGTTCGGCGGGGCCCAGGTCGACCAGGCCCACGGCCGCATCGATGACGTCCAGGTCTTCGGCAGCGCGCTGAGCGCCGCCGACGCCGCAGCACTCGCCGGCGTACCCGTCGAATCGACCCAGCCCCTGCTGACCGTCGACACCGCCCACCCCGGCCCGCAGGTCAGCTCCGATCTCGGCGGGATCTTCTTCGAGGACATCAACCACAGCGGCGAGGGCGGCCTCTACGCCGAACTCGTCAACAACCGCAGCTTCATGGCCGCCGACACCCCGCTGCACTGGAGCGTCACCGGTGGCGCCGAGGCAGCCATCGACACCGCCCAGCCGCTCAACGCCGCCCTCACCCAGTCGCTGCGCGTCACGGCCAAATCGGCGGGCGACGGCGTGGCCAACGAAGGGTTCTGGGGCTTCCCGGTCAGGCCGTCCACCACCTACCGCGCCTCCCTGTACGCCAAGTCGGCTGGAAAATCAGGCAGGTTGACCATCGCCCTCACCGGAAGCGACGGCAAGGTCTACGCCACCGGCACCACCGCGCCCCTCACCGGAAGCTGGCGCTCCTACGAACTCGCCCTGCGCACCGGCCCGTCCGCCCCGACCACCGCGAACGCCCGCCTCACCGTCACCACCTCCGCCCCCGGCACGCTCTGGCTCAGCCAGGTCTCCCTCTTCCCGCCCACCTACAAGGGCCGCAGGAACGGACTGCGCATCGACCTCATGGAGCAACTCGCTGCGCTGGAACCGAAGTTCCTGCGCTTCCCGGGGGGCAACTACCTCGAAGGCAACGTCATCGCCGACCGCTTCGACTGGAAGAAGACCATCGGCCCCGTCGAGCAGCGCCCCGGACACCGCAACTCGGCCTGGGGCTACTGGTCCACGGACGGCCTCGGCCTGCCCGAATACCTCCAGATGACCGAGGACCTGGGCTGCATGCCGCTGCTGTGCGTGTACGCCGGGTACTCCCTCCAGGGCGCCCACGTCACCGGCGACGCCCTGAAGCCCCTGGTGCAGGACGCCGTGGACCAGATCGAATACATCACCGGCCCCGCCACCTCCACCTGGGGCGCCCGGCGGGCCGCCGATGGTCACCCCAAGCCGTTCCCGCTGAAATACGTCGAGATCGGCAACGAGGACGGGTTCGACAAGTCCGGTTCCTACGAGGAGCGTTACGCCGCGTTCCATGACGCCATCAAGGCCCGTTTCCCCGCGCTGAAGCTGATCGCCACCACCCCCGTGTCCTCGCGCCCGTACGACCTGATCGACGAGCACTACTACCAGTCGCCCTCCGCCTTCCAGGCCGGCTCCCACAAGTACGACCAGCGTGACCGCAACAGCCCCAAGGTCTTCGTCGGGGAATGGGCGGCGCAGGAGGGGCGGCCCACCCCCGACCTCAACGCCGCGCTCGGCGACGCCTCCTGGCTCGCGGGGCTCATCCGCAACTCCGACCAGGTCCTGATGGAGTCCTACGCGCCGCTGTTCAGCCACGTACGGGACAACACCTGGGCCACCAACCTCATCGCCTACGACACGCTGACCAGCTACAGCTCGCCGAGCTACTACGCGCAGCAGATGCTGCTCACCCGCCGTGGCACGGTCGTGCTGCCCACCGCGGTGCGTGCCCTGCCCGGACTCAACGCCGTCACCACCCACGACCCGCGCACGCGCCGCATCCACCTGGCCGTGATCAACACGGGCGGCACCGCGCGCCGGACGGCCGTCAACTTGGAGGGCGTCACCCGCACCGATCCGACGGCGGCCGTCACCGTGCTCGCGGCGGCGGACAAGGAGGCCACCAACACCCTCGCCGATCCCCGGGCGGTGGTCCCCCGCGGCCGTACCGTCAACGGCGTCGCCCCGTCCTTCACCGCGACGTTCGCGCCGTACTCGGTCACCGTTCTGGAAGTCCGGGTGGGCTGA
- a CDS encoding mandelate racemase/muconate lactonizing enzyme family protein, with product MRITGISTHVVGTPWRNLTYVQVHTDEGLTGVGETRMLGRTDALIGYLREAEANHIAGSDPFAIEDLVRRMKYGDYGRAGEIVMSGIAVVEMACWDIKGKALGVPVWELLGGRVTDRVKAYANGWYTTERTPEAYHKAAAAVVERGYRALKIDPFGTGHFELDRRQSLYAVSLIEAVRDAIGPDTELMLEMHGRFSPATAVRLAHELAPFEPAWLEEPVPPENLKALAKVAGKVDIPLATGERIHDRIEFRELFESQAVDIIQPDLGHIGGILETRKLAATAETHYMLVAPHNVGGSVLTAASLHVAGCTPNFKILEHFNDFADAEIKKVVKGAPQVVDGYFELPKGPGLGVELDVDAAAEFPQQQARFDLWAEGWEKRDPSGARG from the coding sequence TTGCGAATCACGGGAATCAGCACCCATGTAGTCGGAACCCCCTGGCGCAACCTCACTTACGTGCAGGTCCACACCGATGAGGGCCTGACCGGCGTCGGCGAGACCCGGATGCTCGGCCGCACCGACGCACTGATCGGCTATCTCCGCGAGGCGGAGGCCAACCACATCGCGGGCTCCGACCCGTTCGCGATCGAGGACCTCGTGCGGCGGATGAAGTACGGCGACTACGGGCGGGCCGGCGAGATCGTGATGTCGGGCATCGCGGTGGTGGAGATGGCCTGCTGGGACATCAAGGGCAAGGCGCTCGGCGTCCCGGTGTGGGAGCTGCTGGGCGGCCGGGTGACCGACCGGGTCAAGGCGTACGCCAACGGCTGGTATACCACCGAGCGCACACCGGAGGCCTACCACAAGGCGGCGGCCGCGGTCGTCGAGCGCGGTTACCGGGCGCTGAAGATCGACCCGTTCGGCACCGGCCACTTCGAGCTTGACCGCCGACAGTCCCTGTACGCCGTCTCGTTGATCGAGGCGGTGCGGGACGCGATCGGCCCGGACACCGAGCTGATGCTGGAGATGCACGGCCGGTTCTCGCCCGCGACCGCCGTCCGCCTCGCCCACGAGCTGGCGCCGTTCGAGCCCGCGTGGCTGGAGGAGCCGGTCCCGCCGGAGAACCTCAAGGCGCTGGCGAAGGTCGCCGGGAAGGTCGACATCCCGCTGGCGACCGGTGAACGCATCCATGACCGGATCGAGTTCCGCGAGCTCTTCGAGTCGCAGGCCGTCGACATCATCCAGCCGGACCTCGGCCACATCGGCGGCATCCTGGAGACCAGGAAGCTCGCGGCGACCGCTGAGACGCACTACATGCTGGTCGCGCCGCACAACGTGGGCGGTTCGGTGCTGACCGCGGCCTCGCTCCACGTAGCGGGCTGCACGCCGAACTTCAAGATCCTTGAACACTTCAACGACTTCGCGGACGCCGAGATCAAGAAGGTCGTCAAGGGTGCCCCCCAGGTGGTCGACGGCTACTTCGAGCTGCCCAAGGGGCCGGGTCTCGGCGTGGAGCTCGACGTGGACGCGGCGGCCGAATTCCCGCAACAGCAGGCCCGGTTCGACCTGTGGGCCGAGGGCTGGGAGAAGCGCGACCCCTCCGGGGCACGGGGATGA
- a CDS encoding zinc-dependent alcohol dehydrogenase — MSSRAIVVDAPGSHRLVTGPRPEPGPGEVVVRVAAAGICLSDREVYEGHRAPGYVRYPVTPGHEWAGTVEAAGAGVDPGLVGRRTVAEGFRSCGTCERCRSGETSLCSAAYAETGFTHPGGFADHVVVPARLLHPLPDDADLRAASLLEPAAVVAAAVRAAAPEAGERIAVVGAGTLGLLAVQFLAGYSPAELTAIDPRVERAERARAMGATEARTPDLSSDVHGRYDLVVETAGAPYTAADSCLLARRGGRVVLTGMFAAGARGIDPVHLSVSQLTVRSVFGASSAAWSFAVRAYAAGRIDPAALITHEFPLDRYADALALVGGGDPTTGKVVLRP, encoded by the coding sequence ATGAGCAGCCGTGCGATCGTGGTCGACGCGCCGGGCAGCCACCGCCTGGTCACCGGCCCGCGCCCGGAGCCCGGCCCCGGCGAGGTCGTCGTGCGGGTCGCGGCCGCCGGCATCTGCCTGAGCGACCGCGAAGTGTACGAGGGCCACCGCGCCCCCGGTTACGTCCGCTATCCGGTCACCCCCGGCCACGAGTGGGCCGGGACCGTCGAGGCGGCCGGGGCGGGCGTCGATCCCGGGCTCGTCGGGCGCAGGACGGTCGCCGAGGGCTTCCGCAGCTGCGGCACCTGCGAGCGGTGCCGCAGCGGCGAGACCTCGCTGTGCAGCGCCGCGTACGCCGAGACCGGCTTCACGCATCCCGGCGGCTTCGCCGACCACGTGGTGGTCCCGGCCAGGCTGCTGCACCCGCTGCCGGACGACGCGGACCTGCGCGCCGCCAGCCTGCTCGAACCGGCCGCCGTGGTCGCCGCCGCCGTACGGGCCGCCGCGCCCGAGGCGGGCGAGCGGATCGCGGTCGTGGGGGCGGGCACGCTCGGCCTGCTCGCGGTCCAGTTCCTGGCCGGGTACTCCCCCGCGGAACTGACGGCGATCGACCCCCGCGTCGAACGCGCCGAACGGGCCCGCGCCATGGGAGCCACCGAGGCTCGCACCCCCGACCTTTCGTCCGATGTGCACGGCCGCTACGACCTCGTCGTCGAGACGGCGGGGGCGCCGTACACCGCCGCCGATTCCTGCCTGCTCGCCCGGCGCGGCGGTCGGGTGGTCCTGACCGGGATGTTCGCCGCGGGCGCGCGGGGGATCGACCCGGTGCACCTGTCGGTCAGCCAGCTCACCGTGCGCAGCGTCTTCGGGGCGTCCTCCGCCGCCTGGTCCTTCGCCGTCCGGGCGTACGCCGCCGGGCGGATCGATCCGGCCGCGCTGATCACCCACGAGTTCCCGCTGGACCGGTACGCCGACGCCCTCGCGCTGGTCGGCGGCGGGGACCCCACGACCGGAAAGGTCGTGCTGCGCCCTTAG
- the chvE gene encoding multiple monosaccharide ABC transporter substrate-binding protein, with protein MTMRHTRRAALAILAGSLALALTACGQSSEGGSKDTKKGGKGSTIGIAMPTKSSERWINDGNNMVKQFQELGYKTDLQYGEDNVDQQVAQIENMITKGVDVLVVAAIDGRALSDVLKQAGDQHIKVISYDRLILGTPNVDYYASFDNEKVGVLQATYILDKLGLKDGSKKGPFNIELFAGSPDDNNTRYFFQGAMKTLQPYLDKKQLVVQSGQTQLNQVTTLRWDGATAQKRMDDLLTKAYSSARVDAVLSPYDGISIGILSSLRSAGYGNAAKPYPIVTGQDAEVASVKSIIAGDQTQTVYKDTRALAKQAVQMADAVLNDKTPQVNDTKTYDNEKKVVPSFLLNPVSVDKSNYQSVLVDSGYIKASALK; from the coding sequence ATGACCATGCGCCACACCCGCAGAGCAGCCCTCGCCATCCTCGCCGGCTCCCTGGCCCTCGCGCTCACCGCCTGCGGCCAGAGCAGCGAGGGCGGCAGCAAGGACACCAAGAAGGGCGGCAAGGGCTCCACCATCGGCATCGCCATGCCGACCAAGTCGTCCGAGCGGTGGATCAACGACGGCAACAACATGGTCAAGCAGTTCCAGGAGCTCGGCTACAAGACCGACCTCCAGTACGGCGAGGACAACGTCGACCAGCAGGTGGCCCAGATCGAGAACATGATCACCAAGGGCGTGGACGTCCTGGTGGTCGCCGCCATCGACGGCCGGGCCCTGAGCGACGTCCTCAAGCAGGCTGGCGACCAGCACATCAAGGTGATCTCCTACGACCGGCTCATCCTCGGCACGCCGAACGTCGACTACTACGCCTCCTTCGACAACGAGAAGGTCGGCGTACTCCAAGCCACCTACATCCTCGACAAGCTGGGGCTCAAGGACGGCAGCAAGAAGGGGCCGTTCAACATCGAGCTGTTCGCCGGATCACCGGACGACAACAACACCCGCTACTTCTTCCAGGGCGCCATGAAGACGCTCCAGCCCTACCTCGACAAGAAGCAGCTGGTGGTGCAGAGCGGGCAGACCCAGCTCAACCAGGTGACCACACTGCGCTGGGACGGCGCGACCGCGCAGAAGCGCATGGACGACCTGTTGACCAAGGCGTACTCCTCGGCGCGCGTGGACGCCGTGCTCTCTCCGTACGACGGGATCTCCATCGGCATCCTGTCCTCACTGCGTTCCGCCGGTTACGGCAACGCCGCCAAGCCCTACCCGATCGTCACCGGGCAGGACGCGGAGGTGGCGTCGGTGAAGTCGATCATCGCGGGCGATCAGACCCAGACCGTCTACAAGGACACCCGGGCGCTCGCCAAGCAGGCGGTGCAGATGGCCGACGCCGTGCTGAACGACAAGACCCCGCAGGTCAACGACACCAAGACGTACGACAACGAGAAGAAGGTCGTGCCGTCCTTCCTGCTCAACCCGGTGAGCGTCGACAAGTCCAACTACCAGTCGGTGCTGGTGGATTCGGGCTACATCAAAGCGAGTGCCCTGAAGTGA
- the mmsA gene encoding multiple monosaccharide ABC transporter ATP-binding protein, producing MRSIVKTFPGVRALSDVSLTVAAGEVHAVCGENGAGKSTLMKVLSGVHPHGSYEGDILFQGEPCAFKDIRASEARGIVIIHQELALVPYLSIAENIFLGNEHATRGVISWHETLKQAARLLKRVGLNEHPQTRVADIGVGKQQLVEIAKALSKEVRLLILDEPTAALNDEDSAHLLDLIQELKQQGITSIVISHKLNEIAAVADSVTVIRDGRTIETLNVKDPATTEDRIIRAMVGRDLDHRFPDRTPYEGDPGAHPALEVLDWTVHHPIDQQRKVVDGVSVQVRRGEIVGIAGLMGAGRTELAMSVFGRSYGRGISGTVRKDGREIRTRTVPEAVGHGIAYVTEDRKQYGLNLIDNIARNITTAALGKVSRRGVVDEHEERRVAESYRRSMNIKAPTVFEQVGRLSGGNQQKVVLSKWIFAGPDVLILDEPTRGIDVGAKYEIYTVIDQLAAQGKAVVFISSELPELLGMCDRIYTMAAGRLTGEIARAEATQEVLMRHMTTNKR from the coding sequence ATGCGCTCCATCGTCAAGACCTTCCCGGGTGTGCGAGCCCTGTCCGACGTCTCGCTCACCGTCGCCGCGGGCGAGGTCCACGCCGTCTGCGGGGAGAACGGCGCGGGCAAGTCGACCCTGATGAAGGTCCTCAGCGGTGTCCATCCGCACGGGAGCTACGAGGGCGACATCCTGTTCCAGGGCGAGCCCTGCGCCTTCAAGGACATCCGGGCGAGCGAGGCGCGCGGCATCGTCATCATCCACCAGGAACTCGCGCTCGTCCCGTACCTGTCGATCGCCGAGAACATCTTCCTCGGCAACGAGCACGCCACCCGCGGGGTGATCAGCTGGCACGAGACGCTGAAGCAGGCCGCCCGGCTCCTGAAACGGGTCGGCCTGAACGAGCACCCGCAGACCAGGGTCGCGGACATCGGCGTCGGCAAGCAGCAGCTGGTGGAGATCGCGAAGGCTCTCTCCAAGGAGGTCAGACTGCTCATCCTGGACGAGCCGACGGCCGCCCTCAACGACGAGGACAGTGCCCATCTCCTGGACCTCATCCAGGAGTTGAAGCAGCAGGGCATCACCTCGATCGTCATCTCGCACAAGCTCAACGAGATCGCCGCGGTCGCCGACTCCGTCACCGTCATCCGCGACGGCCGCACCATCGAAACCCTCAACGTGAAGGATCCCGCCACGACCGAGGACCGGATCATCCGGGCCATGGTCGGCCGCGACCTCGACCACCGCTTCCCCGACCGGACGCCGTACGAGGGCGATCCGGGCGCCCATCCGGCCCTTGAGGTACTCGACTGGACCGTGCACCACCCCATCGACCAGCAGCGCAAGGTCGTCGACGGTGTCTCCGTGCAGGTGCGGCGGGGCGAGATCGTCGGCATCGCGGGCCTGATGGGCGCCGGCCGCACCGAACTCGCGATGAGCGTGTTCGGCCGCTCCTACGGGCGGGGCATCAGCGGCACGGTACGCAAGGACGGCCGCGAGATCCGCACCCGGACCGTGCCCGAGGCGGTCGGCCACGGCATCGCCTACGTCACCGAGGACCGCAAGCAGTACGGCCTCAACCTCATCGACAACATCGCCCGCAACATCACCACCGCCGCGCTCGGCAAGGTGTCCCGGCGCGGGGTGGTCGACGAGCACGAGGAGCGGCGGGTCGCCGAGTCGTACCGCAGGTCCATGAACATCAAGGCGCCCACCGTCTTCGAGCAGGTGGGACGGCTGTCCGGCGGCAACCAGCAGAAGGTCGTACTCAGCAAGTGGATCTTCGCGGGTCCCGATGTGCTGATCCTCGACGAGCCGACCCGCGGCATCGACGTGGGTGCCAAGTACGAGATCTACACCGTCATCGACCAGCTCGCGGCTCAAGGCAAGGCCGTCGTCTTCATCTCCTCCGAACTCCCCGAACTGCTCGGCATGTGCGACCGCATCTACACGATGGCGGCCGGCCGGCTCACGGGTGAGATCGCGCGGGCGGAGGCGACGCAGGAAGTGCTGATGCGCCACATGACCACGAACAAGAGGTAG